Proteins from a genomic interval of Acanthopagrus latus isolate v.2019 chromosome 7, fAcaLat1.1, whole genome shotgun sequence:
- the LOC119022494 gene encoding galactose-specific lectin nattectin-like produces MASALPLVLLCLAVGLLDVSAAAACPPGWSLFGSRCFIVETRKLTMAEAELNCIRLGGNLASIHNVNEYNWIRGIVRRASGSDVWAWIGLSDAIQEGKWLWTDGSRFVFSHWARNEPNNKAGKEHCTHINYEGDNWNDFTCDSKLASVCVGGR; encoded by the exons ATGGCGTCAGCTCTTCCTCTCGTGCTCCTCTGTTTGGCTGTTGGACTGCTGGAC gtgtctgctgctgcag CCTGTCCTCCTGGTTGGTCTCTGTTTGGGTCGCGCTGTTTCATTGTTGAAACCAGAAAACTGACGATGGCTGAGGCAGAG ctcaaCTGCATCCGCCTTGGTGGGAACCTGGCCTCAATCCACAATGTCAATGAGTACAACTGGATCAGGGGAATTGTCAGAAGAGCCTCTGGCTCTGATGTGTGGGCCTGGATTGGGCTGTCTGATGCAATTCAG GAGGGAAAGTGGCTGTGGACTGATGGGTCGAGGTTTGTCTTCAGTCACTGGGCTCGCAATGAGCCCAACAATAAAGCTGGTAAAGAACACTGTACCCACATCAACTACGAAG GGGACAATTGGAATGATTTCACATGTGATTCCAAGTTggcttctgtttgtgtgggGGGACGTTGA
- the LOC119022495 gene encoding galactose-specific lectin nattectin-like, whose translation MASALPLVVLLCLAVSAAAVCRPGWTRFGSRSFIVQCRKLTAADAELNCIRRGGNLASIHNIRYHNWIRGLVRRTCGSNEFTWIGLSDAIQEGKWLWTDGSKFVFSRWGRGEPNNQGGKEHCTHINFREDYWNDVPCNLRYPSVCVRRR comes from the exons ATGGCGTCAGCTCTTCCTCTCGTTGTGCTCCTCTGTTTGGCC gtgtctgctgctgcag TCTGTCGTCCAGGCTGGACTCGGTTTGGGTCACGCAGTTTCATCGTTCAATGCAGAAAACTGACGGCGGCTGATGCAGAG ctcaaCTGCATCCGCCGTGGTGGGAACCTGGCCTCAATCCACAACATCCGTTATCACAACTGGATCAGGGGATTGGTCAGAAGAACCTGTGGCTCCAATGAATTCACCTGGATCGGGCTGTCTGATGCAATTCAG GAGGGAAAGTGGCTGTGGACTGATGGGTCGAAGTTTGTCTTCAGTCGCTGGGGTCGCGGGGAGCCCAACAACCAGGGTGGTAAAGAACACTGTACCCACATCAACTTCAGAG agGACTATTGGAATGACGTACCCTGTAATCTCAGGTAtccttctgtttgtgtgaggagACGTTGA
- the LOC119022497 gene encoding galactose-specific lectin nattectin-like translates to MASALPLVVLLCLAVSAAAVCRPGWTRFGSRSFIVQCRKLTAADAELNCIRRGGNLASIHNIHYHNWIRGLVRRTCGSNVWAWIGLSDAIQERKWLWTDGSKFVFSRWDRNQPDNYRDKEHCTHINHKGSYWNDIPCTDRYASVCVRRR, encoded by the exons ATGGCGTCAGCTCTTCCTCTCGTTGTGCTCCTCTGTTTGGCC gtgtctgctgctgcag TCTGTCGTCCAGGTTGGACTCGGTTTGGGTCACGCAGTTTCATCGTTCAATGCAGAAAACTGACGGCGGCTGATGCAGAG CTCAACTGCATCCGCCGTGGTGGGAACCTGGCCTCAATCCACAACATCCATTATCACAACTGGATCAGGGGATTGGTCAGAAGAACCTGTGGCTCCAATGTGTGGGCCTGGATTGGGCTGTCTGATGCGATTCAG GAGAGAAAGTGGCTGTGGACTGATGGGTCGAAGTTTGTCTTCAGTCGCTGGGATCGCAACCAGCCTGACAACTACCGTGATAAAGAACACTGTACCCACATCAACCACAAAG GGAGCTATTGGAATGATATACCATGTACCGATAGGtatgcttctgtttgtgtgaggagACGCTGA